One part of the Coffea eugenioides isolate CCC68of chromosome 10, Ceug_1.0, whole genome shotgun sequence genome encodes these proteins:
- the LOC113750914 gene encoding putative lipase ROG1 isoform X2, whose protein sequence is MGSVEEEMKEDSKAVEDSNLEMGSEKKENRAEMQKKGNKDKRKKKLKQRRNFILRRFSCIRMDDEYPTVDEPTGEGSFNMQAITDRTPTHLIVMVNGIIGSAQNWRYVAKQFVKAYPKDVLVHCSESNSAMLTFDGVDVMGKRLADEVLSVVQKHPNLQKISFLGHSLGGLVTRYAIAVLYGKDFTRKSHEENGDCKLDESKESLSEDKYKGKIAGLDPVNFITSATPHLGSRGHKQVPLFCGLYTLEKVASHTAWILGKTGKHLFLTDGHDGKPPLLFQMVNDSEDLQFISALQSFKRRVAYANVRYDHLVGWSTSSLRRRNELPKRRNLLKNDKYPHIVNVETAKTAISQEETDVRVEGFRIADMEGTELLYEF, encoded by the exons ATGGGTTCTGTGGAGGAGGAGATGAAGGAAGATTCTAAAGCTGTTGAAGATAGCAACCTTGAAATGGGTTCAGAAAAGAAGGAGAACAGAGCAGAAATGCAGAAGAAAGGAAACAAGGATAAAAGGAAGAAGAAGTTGAAACAGAGGCGAAATTTTATTCTGCGAAGATTCAGTTGTATCAGAATGGACGATGAATATCCGACGGTTGATGAACCGACTGGCGAGGGAAGTTTTAATATGCAGGCTATTACGGATCGTACACCGACTCACTTAATTGTTATGGTTAACGGTATTATTGGAAG TGCACAGAATTGGAGGTATGTTGCAAAACAGTTTGTGAAGGCATATCCCAAGGATGTTCTAGTGCATT GCAGTGAGTCTAACTCAGCAATGCTGACATTTGATGGGGTTGATGTAATGGGAAAGAGGCTGGCTGATGAG GTGTTATCTGTTGTTCAAAAGCATCCAAACCTTCAGAAGATATCATTTCTAGGTCATTCGCTTGGTGGCCTGGTAACAAGGTATGCTATAGCTGTGCTTTATGGAAAAGATTTTACCAGAAAATCCCACGAAGAAAATGGAGATTGTAAGCTTGACGAATCCAAAGAATCATTATCTGAAGACAAATATAAAGGCAAAATTGCTGGACTGGACCCTGTGAATTTTATAACCTCTGCAACTCCTCACCTTGGTTCAAGGGGCCATAAACAG GTCCCTTTGTTCTGTGGATTGTACACCTTGGAGAAAGTAGCATCACATACAGCATGGATACTTGGAAAAACCGGAAAACATTTATTTCTGACTGACGGTCATGATGGGAAACCTCCACTTCTGTTTCAAATGGTCAATGATTCTGAAGATCTTCAATTTAT ATCCGCATTGCAATCATTTAAGCGACGTGTGGCCTATGCAAATGTACGATATGACC ACCTTGTTGGGTGGAGTACATCATCTTTGCGACGTCGGAATGAACTTCCAAAG CGGCGCAATCTgttaaaaaatgataaatacCCACATATCGTGAACGTAGAGACGGCAAAAACAGCCATTTCACAAGAAGAGACGGATGTTCGAGTCGAGGGATTTAGGATTGCGGACATGGAAG GTACAGAGCTACTGTATGAATTCTGA
- the LOC113750914 gene encoding putative lipase ROG1 isoform X1, whose product MGSVEEEMKEDSKAVEDSNLEMGSEKKENRAEMQKKGNKDKRKKKLKQRRNFILRRFSCIRMDDEYPTVDEPTGEGSFNMQAITDRTPTHLIVMVNGIIGSAQNWRYVAKQFVKAYPKDVLVHCSESNSAMLTFDGVDVMGKRLADEVLSVVQKHPNLQKISFLGHSLGGLVTRYAIAVLYGKDFTRKSHEENGDCKLDESKESLSEDKYKGKIAGLDPVNFITSATPHLGSRGHKQVPLFCGLYTLEKVASHTAWILGKTGKHLFLTDGHDGKPPLLFQMVNDSEDLQFISALQSFKRRVAYANVRYDHLVGWSTSSLRRRNELPKRRNLLKNDKYPHIVNVETAKTAISQEETDVRVEGFRIADMEEVMLRSLTKLSWERVDVSFKGSKQRYFAHNTIQVQSYCMNSDGADVIQHTIDNFQL is encoded by the exons ATGGGTTCTGTGGAGGAGGAGATGAAGGAAGATTCTAAAGCTGTTGAAGATAGCAACCTTGAAATGGGTTCAGAAAAGAAGGAGAACAGAGCAGAAATGCAGAAGAAAGGAAACAAGGATAAAAGGAAGAAGAAGTTGAAACAGAGGCGAAATTTTATTCTGCGAAGATTCAGTTGTATCAGAATGGACGATGAATATCCGACGGTTGATGAACCGACTGGCGAGGGAAGTTTTAATATGCAGGCTATTACGGATCGTACACCGACTCACTTAATTGTTATGGTTAACGGTATTATTGGAAG TGCACAGAATTGGAGGTATGTTGCAAAACAGTTTGTGAAGGCATATCCCAAGGATGTTCTAGTGCATT GCAGTGAGTCTAACTCAGCAATGCTGACATTTGATGGGGTTGATGTAATGGGAAAGAGGCTGGCTGATGAG GTGTTATCTGTTGTTCAAAAGCATCCAAACCTTCAGAAGATATCATTTCTAGGTCATTCGCTTGGTGGCCTGGTAACAAGGTATGCTATAGCTGTGCTTTATGGAAAAGATTTTACCAGAAAATCCCACGAAGAAAATGGAGATTGTAAGCTTGACGAATCCAAAGAATCATTATCTGAAGACAAATATAAAGGCAAAATTGCTGGACTGGACCCTGTGAATTTTATAACCTCTGCAACTCCTCACCTTGGTTCAAGGGGCCATAAACAG GTCCCTTTGTTCTGTGGATTGTACACCTTGGAGAAAGTAGCATCACATACAGCATGGATACTTGGAAAAACCGGAAAACATTTATTTCTGACTGACGGTCATGATGGGAAACCTCCACTTCTGTTTCAAATGGTCAATGATTCTGAAGATCTTCAATTTAT ATCCGCATTGCAATCATTTAAGCGACGTGTGGCCTATGCAAATGTACGATATGACC ACCTTGTTGGGTGGAGTACATCATCTTTGCGACGTCGGAATGAACTTCCAAAG CGGCGCAATCTgttaaaaaatgataaatacCCACATATCGTGAACGTAGAGACGGCAAAAACAGCCATTTCACAAGAAGAGACGGATGTTCGAGTCGAGGGATTTAGGATTGCGGACATGGAAG AGGTCATGCTGAGAAGTTTAACAAAATTGAGCTGGGAACGTGTTGACGTCAGTTTCAAAGGAAGTAAACAGAGATATTTTGCTCACAACACCATTCAG GTACAGAGCTACTGTATGAATTCTGACGGTGCCGATGTAATACAGCATACGATTGACAATTTCCAGCTGTAG
- the LOC113750912 gene encoding EPIDERMAL PATTERNING FACTOR-like protein 2, with product MGSGAGRIFHYRNRHLLTFVLFLLITRSNPFKIIAEGRATPKLQVQSLEANQKRVEEKVVMVRSLIGSRPPRCERRCMSCGHCEAVQVPIVPSLKHQKTRSNQFFATPTIAYSRGDDISNYKPMCWKCKCGNFIFNP from the exons ATGGGTTCAGGAGCTGGCCGCATTTTTCACTATAGAAATCGACATCTCCTCACTTTTGTGCTCTTTCTTCTGATTACAAGATCGAACCCTTTTAAAATCATTGCTGAAG GCAGAGCAACTCCTAAATTGCAGGTTCAGAGCCTTGAAGCTAATCAG AAGAGAGTTGAAGAGAAGGTTGTCATGGTGAGGTCTTTGATAGGATCAAGGCCACCAAGATGTGAGAGAAGATGCATGTCTTGTGGGCACTGTGAAGCAGTTCAAGTTCCAATTGTTCCCAGTCTAAAGCACCAAAAAACAAGGAGCAATCAGTTCTTTGCAACACCTACTATAGCTTATTCAAGAGGTGATGATATCTCCAACTATAAGCCTATGTGTTGGAAGTGTAAATGTGGCAACTTCATTTTCAATCCTTGA
- the LOC113749140 gene encoding uncharacterized protein LOC113749140, giving the protein MLKQSSSRNQRVKGSKLKLALQICLLLAICIWLLYQAKQFNARKVALVESSEVAAEEGKIGYPLLKMGRKNLNPRLDELAAEFRRNQDDELEFEDEENKFQGNEEDEIAGGNGDMSVTSQEKIEEGEHEQLEDLIDEDDKEE; this is encoded by the coding sequence ATGTTGAAGCAATCATCTAGTAGAAACCAAAGAGTGAAAGGGTCCAAATTGAAGCTAGCTCTTCAGATATGTTTACTGCTTGCCATATGCATTTGGTTGCTTTATCAAGCCAAGCAATTCAATGCCAGGAAGGTAGCTTTGGTGGAGAGCTCCGAAGTTGCAGCTGAAGAAGGGAAAATTGGGTATCCATTATTGAAGATGGGGAGGAAGAATCTTAATCCTAGACTAGACGAACTAGCTGCAGAGTTTCGGAGAAATCAGGATGATGAGCTCGaatttgaagatgaagaaaacaAGTTCCAGGGGAACGAGGAAGATGAGATTGCAGGTGGAAACGGTGACATGAGTGTTACCAGCCAGGAAAAGATTGAAGAAGGAGAGCATGAGCAATTAGAGGATTTGATTGATGAAGATGACAAGGAGGAATAG
- the LOC113749279 gene encoding ergosterol biosynthetic protein 28 — protein sequence MKLLGWWLMLVGSLRLASVWFGFVDIWALRLAVFSQTTMTEVHGRTFGIWTLLTCTLCILCAFNLDNKPLYLATFLSFIYAFGHFLTEYLIYHTMAIGNLTTVGIFAGTSIIWMLLQWNAHQPVKTKNK from the exons ATGAAACTACTGGGATGGTGGTTAATGTTAGTGGGTTCACTTCGGTTGGCATCGGTATGGTTCGGATTCGTGGATATTTGGGCTCTACGCCTCGCCGTTTTCTCTCAGACAACCA TGACTGAAGTTCATGGAAGGACATTTGGGATTTGGACACTATTGACATGCACCCTCTGCATTCTTTGTGCATTTAACCTTGACAATAAGCCATTGTATTTGGCAACATTCTTATCCTTCATCTATGCCTTTGGTCATTTCTTGACCGAGTACCTGATATATCATACCATGGCCATTGGGAACCTTACAACTGTTGGCATCTTTGCAG GCACATCCATAATATGGATGCTATTGCAATGGAATGCACATCAGCCGGTGAAGACTAAGAATAAGTAG